The following proteins are co-located in the Tardibacter chloracetimidivorans genome:
- a CDS encoding SDR family NAD(P)-dependent oxidoreductase: protein MDIEGVAAIVTGGASGLGRATAQMLAAQGAKVAVFDLNAEAGQETALAIGGRYVAVNVSDDASVTAGLDEAEASHGVARILVNCAGIARAAKTVGKENAPHPFATFAATISVNLIGTFNVISKFAARLAAEEPVDGERGVIVNTASVAAYDGQIGQAAYAASKGGVVGMTLPIARDLAGHKIRVMTIAPGIFLTPMVEGFPQHVQDDLGAQVPHPSRLGNPAEYAQLVEAILGNPMLNGEVIRLDGAIRMAPR, encoded by the coding sequence ATGGATATCGAGGGTGTAGCGGCGATCGTCACCGGCGGCGCATCAGGATTGGGCAGGGCGACCGCACAGATGTTGGCGGCGCAGGGGGCAAAAGTTGCCGTCTTTGATCTCAACGCGGAGGCGGGGCAGGAGACGGCGCTCGCGATCGGCGGCCGGTATGTCGCCGTCAATGTCTCGGATGACGCCAGCGTGACGGCCGGGCTGGATGAGGCGGAGGCGTCGCATGGCGTGGCACGCATCCTGGTCAATTGCGCAGGGATTGCGCGCGCCGCAAAAACGGTGGGCAAGGAAAATGCGCCGCATCCCTTTGCGACGTTCGCAGCGACCATTTCGGTAAATCTGATTGGTACCTTTAATGTCATCTCGAAATTCGCGGCGCGGCTCGCTGCGGAGGAGCCCGTTGACGGCGAGCGCGGTGTGATCGTCAACACCGCGTCGGTCGCGGCGTATGACGGCCAGATCGGGCAGGCAGCCTATGCCGCGTCAAAGGGGGGCGTGGTCGGCATGACCCTGCCGATCGCACGCGATTTGGCGGGCCATAAAATCCGCGTCATGACGATCGCCCCCGGCATTTTCCTGACGCCGATGGTGGAAGGCTTTCCGCAGCATGTCCAAGATGACCTGGGCGCGCAGGTGCCGCATCCAAGCCGTTTGGGCAATCCCGCCGAATATGCGCAGCTCGTTGAAGCGATCCTTGGCAACCCGATGCTCAATGGAGAAGTGATCCGGCTCGACGGCGCAATCCGCATGGCTCCCCGCTGA